One genomic region from Spirulina subsalsa PCC 9445 encodes:
- a CDS encoding pentapeptide repeat-containing protein has protein sequence MMLRFLPLLTLCSFLCGVYPAFGYNRNDLTKLNETRDCRGCNLEGVELRDRYLQSADLRDVNLRNADLRHADLRNAILRNANLENTDLRHADLRGADLRNANLDRVDLRGVKLDRHTLIAPKWLEVWEVVNRPIPDPSAPPPQPLNLSGRDFRNANLRGADLTNAELTSVNLAGADLQGARLTNSSLRLARLSQANLALADIQNTDLTRTSLQQSSFFASDVRNANLSRANLTSADLTNSLFTGATLDSVRFSPNTELRRANFNETTILDSNLNTDDLIVTPFRESRVNNPALPSVSLEGVNLSESDLSERQFINANLRHANLRRSNLTNAYLENTDLTGADLQSADLRGAVLRNVILDGANLRGANLTETGFINVSFCGTTLPDGSIERCRMQQ, from the coding sequence ATGATGCTCCGTTTTCTTCCCCTTCTCACGTTATGCAGTTTCCTCTGTGGGGTCTATCCTGCTTTTGGCTACAATCGCAATGATTTAACTAAACTCAACGAAACCCGGGATTGTCGAGGGTGTAATCTAGAGGGGGTGGAATTGCGCGATCGCTATCTCCAAAGCGCCGACCTCCGCGACGTAAACCTCCGCAACGCCGACCTCCGACACGCCGACCTGCGCAACGCCATCCTCCGCAACGCCAACCTCGAAAACACCGACCTCCGACACGCCGACCTCCGAGGCGCCGACCTACGCAACGCCAACCTCGACCGCGTAGACCTCCGAGGCGTAAAACTCGACCGCCACACCCTCATCGCCCCCAAATGGTTAGAAGTCTGGGAAGTCGTCAACCGCCCCATCCCCGACCCCTCCGCCCCCCCACCCCAACCCCTCAACCTCTCCGGTCGAGACTTCCGCAACGCCAACCTCCGAGGCGCTGACCTCACCAACGCCGAATTAACCTCCGTCAACCTCGCCGGCGCTGACCTACAAGGCGCACGTCTCACCAACAGCAGCCTCCGTCTCGCCCGACTCTCTCAAGCCAACCTCGCCCTCGCCGACATCCAAAACACCGACCTCACCCGCACCAGTCTCCAACAGTCCAGTTTCTTCGCCAGCGATGTCCGCAACGCCAACCTCAGCCGCGCCAACCTCACCAGCGCCGACCTCACCAACAGTTTATTTACAGGGGCAACCCTCGACAGTGTAAGATTTAGCCCCAACACAGAACTCCGTCGAGCCAACTTTAACGAAACCACCATTCTGGACAGCAACCTAAACACCGATGATTTAATTGTCACCCCCTTCCGAGAAAGTCGAGTCAATAATCCCGCCCTACCTAGTGTTTCTTTAGAAGGCGTAAACCTGAGTGAATCAGACTTAAGTGAGCGGCAATTTATTAACGCAAATTTGCGCCATGCCAACCTACGACGGAGCAATTTAACCAATGCCTATCTAGAAAATACAGACCTAACCGGGGCTGATTTACAATCCGCCGATTTAAGAGGGGCTGTTTTACGCAATGTGATATTAGACGGGGCAAACCTACGCGGTGCTAACCTTACAGAAACGGGCTTTATTAACGTTAGTTTTTGCGGCACTACTTTACCCGATGGTAGCATAGAACGCTGTAGAATGCAACAGTAA
- a CDS encoding tetratricopeptide repeat protein: MRSRSVSKRSLLTQFIVTVILWGAVSEAVLALPARIRLQQPFRELEDFDYWANLCRLQSKAEAFTEALEACDEAILIEPKDPDIWSDRSYVLLRLNRYAEGVASAENAIRFRGNYSEAQTWRCLGFSGLNREEEALDACEAALLADAHWRNTNPAEAWFFRGESLTRLGRHEDAVVSYERALVIEPEYSLALARQCEALSQLQRPLEALTSCDAALAQNQNWGTLNESLAWGNRALAFDQLQGDVQAIASLDQALKQSPRNPMLWAQQGMLLAQQKNYPEALLSFTQAVNIKPDYTLALVKQCTALNKLQRYEAALTACEQALAGDGSWDKLGVAEAWDQLTITLTQLGRYEDAIATANRAVGFQPDFAEAWNNRGVPYWYLGRYNESLASYDRAIALNPRYVQAWINRGRVFLSLQRYNEALIAYDQALSIDPQSDVAWANRSVILWHLRDYSGAIRAADQALALNPRSTLAWFAKGEALAALRRYEAALVAYREALAISPERADLQAAVERVLLQLTPPEQDLPFDQTLGD, translated from the coding sequence ATGCGTTCACGTAGCGTCTCGAAGAGATCGCTCTTAACCCAGTTCATAGTAACCGTCATCCTCTGGGGTGCCGTTTCAGAAGCCGTTCTAGCATTACCCGCTAGGATTCGCCTACAACAGCCTTTTCGGGAATTAGAAGATTTTGACTACTGGGCGAACCTCTGCCGCCTCCAGAGCAAAGCAGAAGCCTTTACCGAAGCCCTAGAAGCCTGTGATGAAGCCATTTTAATTGAACCCAAAGACCCAGATATCTGGTCGGACCGGAGTTATGTTTTACTCCGTCTCAACCGTTACGCTGAAGGGGTGGCCTCGGCAGAAAATGCGATTCGGTTTCGGGGGAACTATTCCGAAGCCCAGACCTGGCGCTGTCTAGGGTTTTCCGGGTTAAACCGGGAGGAGGAAGCCCTAGACGCTTGTGAGGCCGCCCTGTTAGCCGATGCCCACTGGCGCAATACTAACCCCGCCGAGGCTTGGTTTTTCCGGGGTGAAAGTCTCACCCGCTTAGGCCGCCATGAGGATGCTGTGGTGTCCTATGAACGGGCGCTGGTCATTGAGCCGGAATATTCCCTCGCCCTCGCCCGTCAGTGTGAAGCCCTTTCCCAACTCCAACGCCCCCTAGAAGCCCTGACTTCTTGTGATGCTGCCCTTGCCCAGAATCAAAACTGGGGAACCCTCAACGAAAGTTTAGCTTGGGGGAATCGCGCCCTTGCCTTTGACCAACTCCAAGGGGATGTACAGGCGATCGCATCCCTAGACCAAGCCCTTAAACAAAGTCCCCGTAATCCCATGCTCTGGGCGCAACAGGGAATGTTATTGGCCCAGCAAAAAAACTACCCCGAAGCCCTCCTCTCCTTTACCCAGGCCGTTAATATTAAACCGGACTACACCCTAGCCCTCGTTAAACAATGTACCGCCCTCAATAAATTACAACGCTATGAAGCCGCCCTTACAGCTTGTGAACAGGCCTTGGCGGGGGATGGCAGTTGGGATAAATTGGGGGTAGCCGAAGCTTGGGATCAACTGACCATCACGTTGACACAACTGGGACGTTATGAAGATGCGATCGCCACAGCCAACCGCGCTGTCGGATTCCAGCCCGACTTTGCCGAAGCGTGGAACAATCGCGGCGTTCCCTACTGGTACCTCGGACGCTACAACGAGAGTCTCGCCTCCTACGACCGCGCCATAGCCCTCAATCCCCGTTATGTCCAAGCTTGGATCAATCGCGGCCGCGTTTTCCTCTCCCTGCAACGCTACAATGAGGCCTTGATTGCCTATGACCAAGCCTTGAGCATTGACCCCCAGAGTGATGTGGCTTGGGCAAATCGGAGCGTTATCCTCTGGCACCTGAGAGATTATAGTGGAGCCATTCGCGCCGCCGATCAAGCCCTAGCGCTCAATCCCCGCTCAACCCTCGCCTGGTTTGCCAAAGGGGAAGCCCTCGCCGCCCTCAGACGCTACGAGGCCGCCCTAGTTGCCTATCGGGAGGCACTAGCCATTAGTCCAGAGCGGGCTGATTTACAAGCGGCCGTTGAGCGGGTTTTATTACAGTTAACGCCTCCAGAACAAGACCTGCCCTTTGATCAGACACTCGGGGATTAG
- a CDS encoding Uma2 family endonuclease has translation MIALNLGPTVQLTDQVFAQLCQQNPDLRLERTVQGELIAMSPAGSATGARNADLLGQLWQWNQQTRLGVAFDSSAGFTLPNGAIRSPDAAWIERSRWERLSPEQQRQFAPLCPDFVLELKSPSDELSTLQAKLEEYRDNGAQLGWLIDPDAGRVYCYRPGQPMELWERPDTLSGDPILPNLVMDFTAIWG, from the coding sequence TTGATTGCCCTAAACCTAGGACCCACCGTTCAACTGACGGATCAAGTCTTTGCCCAACTTTGTCAGCAAAACCCCGACCTGCGCCTAGAACGGACTGTCCAAGGAGAATTGATTGCTATGTCCCCTGCCGGAAGTGCAACTGGAGCCCGTAATGCGGATCTGCTGGGTCAACTCTGGCAGTGGAACCAACAAACGAGGCTCGGTGTGGCTTTCGACTCCTCCGCCGGTTTCACCCTGCCCAACGGGGCGATCCGCTCTCCTGATGCGGCTTGGATTGAGCGATCGCGCTGGGAACGCCTCTCCCCAGAGCAACAGCGCCAATTTGCCCCCCTCTGTCCCGATTTTGTCCTAGAACTCAAATCCCCTAGTGATGAGTTATCGACGCTTCAAGCCAAACTAGAAGAATATCGGGACAATGGCGCACAATTGGGCTGGTTAATTGATCCTGATGCGGGGCGAGTCTACTGTTACCGTCCCGGACAACCCATGGAATTGTGGGAGCGTCCTGACACCCTCTCCGGCGATCCCATCCTTCCCAACTTGGTGATGGACTTCACAGCGATCTGGGGTTAG
- a CDS encoding ABC transporter ATP-binding protein, translating into MTDVAPLIELKQVSKAFGQALILDAVDLSIYHGEALVIIGPSGTGKSTILRIIAGLLAPDAGEVYIKGQRREGLAEDGNDPITISMVFQQAALFDSLTVEENVGFSLLQHSNLSRQTIRHLVEEKLKTVGLEGIADRYPAQLSGGMRKRVSFARAIMSNPADPTTNPEIILYDEPTAGLDPIASTVIEDLVRQLQCVDEQCGSYVMVTHQESTIRRTADRVVFLYGGKVQWQGRVEDIDQTDNPLVRQFFSASTQGPIRVIN; encoded by the coding sequence ATGACTGATGTAGCACCCTTAATTGAACTCAAACAGGTCAGTAAAGCCTTTGGTCAGGCCTTGATCTTAGATGCCGTAGACCTTTCCATCTATCATGGGGAAGCCCTCGTGATTATTGGCCCATCGGGTACAGGCAAATCAACCATTTTACGGATCATTGCCGGATTGTTAGCCCCCGACGCTGGAGAAGTCTATATCAAAGGGCAACGTCGGGAAGGGTTAGCCGAAGACGGCAACGATCCCATTACCATTAGTATGGTCTTCCAACAGGCCGCCCTGTTTGATTCGCTGACCGTTGAGGAAAATGTGGGGTTCAGTTTGTTGCAACATTCTAATTTAAGCCGCCAGACCATCCGCCATCTGGTGGAAGAAAAACTGAAAACCGTGGGATTAGAAGGTATTGCCGATCGTTATCCAGCCCAATTATCCGGGGGGATGCGCAAACGGGTTAGTTTTGCCCGGGCGATTATGTCTAATCCAGCCGATCCCACCACAAATCCGGAAATTATCCTTTATGATGAACCCACGGCAGGCTTAGATCCCATTGCCTCAACCGTGATTGAAGATTTGGTGCGTCAACTTCAGTGTGTGGATGAACAATGTGGGAGTTACGTCATGGTGACACACCAAGAAAGTACCATTCGCCGCACTGCTGATCGGGTGGTGTTTTTGTATGGTGGAAAGGTGCAGTGGCAAGGACGAGTGGAAGACATCGACCAGACCGATAATCCCCTGGTTCGCCAATTTTTTAGCGCCAGTACCCAAGGCCCCATCCGTGTTATCAACTAA
- a CDS encoding MlaD family protein has protein sequence MRFIRNIAPTRLMREGALGLFILMGLIAFGGFSLWLRRLTIGQDSYRVNVRFDNSNGMNIGGAVRYRGVKVGSITRIVPTTNGIAVTLEITPTDLRIPKDVLIEANQSGLISETIIDISPRSVLVNAEELEKPLSRRCNAALIICHDDEMEGVIGVSLDDAMRSMIQIGDSLTNPELLGNVTELTANASKAAEEVAKLGTELTLLSRAVRGEIRGFSGAAQSVANVAESTTEQVNRTMREYQLTAVQLNRLVDSLNGAVVENRASVSQTLSSISRTSDRLSELAGTLNSTVATVQGRFDNVQIEELVQNLEQLTANSAEASANLRDMTQAFNDPANILALQRTLDSARATFENAQKITSDLDELTGNPEFRQNLLRLVNGLSGLVSSTEQLEQQIRTAQELEPVQQALEQAQLMTAPESPSAQSSSPSEPTLVAPRLSRPTPSAEPSPDAPRPLPAGPVIQGRRVNP, from the coding sequence ATGAGATTCATCCGAAACATCGCACCCACCCGACTGATGCGGGAAGGGGCTTTGGGATTGTTTATCCTAATGGGTTTAATTGCCTTTGGGGGGTTTTCCCTATGGTTGCGTCGTCTCACCATTGGTCAAGATAGCTACCGGGTGAATGTGCGTTTTGATAATTCCAATGGCATGAATATTGGGGGGGCGGTGCGTTATCGGGGGGTGAAAGTGGGCAGTATTACTAGGATTGTGCCAACGACTAACGGGATTGCGGTCACGCTGGAAATTACGCCCACGGATTTACGCATTCCCAAGGATGTGTTAATTGAAGCCAATCAATCGGGCTTAATTAGTGAAACCATTATTGATATTTCCCCTCGATCCGTTTTGGTTAATGCGGAGGAGTTGGAAAAACCCTTAAGTCGTCGTTGCAATGCGGCGCTGATTATTTGTCATGATGACGAGATGGAAGGGGTGATTGGGGTTAGTTTGGATGATGCCATGCGCAGTATGATACAAATTGGCGATAGTTTGACCAATCCTGAACTTTTGGGCAATGTGACGGAGTTAACAGCGAATGCCAGTAAAGCGGCGGAAGAGGTGGCTAAGTTGGGGACTGAGTTAACGTTGCTGTCTCGGGCGGTGCGGGGGGAAATCCGGGGGTTTTCCGGGGCTGCCCAGAGTGTGGCTAATGTGGCTGAGTCTACGACGGAACAGGTGAACCGGACGATGCGGGAGTATCAATTAACGGCGGTTCAACTCAATCGTTTAGTGGATAGTCTCAATGGGGCGGTGGTGGAAAATCGGGCGAGTGTCTCGCAAACGTTGAGTAGTATTAGCCGAACGAGCGATCGCCTCAGTGAGTTGGCCGGAACATTGAATAGCACAGTGGCCACGGTTCAAGGGCGTTTCGATAATGTGCAGATTGAAGAACTGGTGCAAAATTTGGAGCAGTTAACGGCGAATTCGGCGGAAGCTTCGGCTAATTTGCGGGATATGACCCAGGCGTTTAATGATCCGGCGAATATCCTTGCACTGCAACGCACCTTAGATTCAGCCCGGGCTACTTTTGAAAATGCTCAAAAAATTACCTCTGATTTGGACGAGTTAACGGGTAATCCTGAGTTTCGTCAGAATTTGTTACGGTTGGTTAATGGCTTGAGTGGTTTGGTGTCTTCGACGGAACAGTTAGAGCAACAAATCCGTACTGCCCAAGAATTAGAACCTGTTCAGCAGGCTTTAGAGCAAGCCCAATTGATGACCGCTCCAGAATCGCCCTCTGCCCAGTCTTCTAGCCCCTCAGAACCTACCTTAGTCGCCCCTCGCCTCTCCCGCCCCACTCCCTCAGCCGAGCCTTCTCCTGACGCTCCTAGACCCCTCCCAGCTGGTCCGGTGATTCAAGGACGACGGGTTAACCCCTAG